Proteins found in one Micropterus dolomieu isolate WLL.071019.BEF.003 ecotype Adirondacks linkage group LG12, ASM2129224v1, whole genome shotgun sequence genomic segment:
- the arhgef11 gene encoding rho guanine nucleotide exchange factor 11 isoform X3: MSLRQPTSTLDRLSSLTIGDSERKSSATQPRELAVDVPAESTVPGLVQRCVVVQKDQLGFGFTVCGERVKLVQNVRPGGAAVKAGVQEGDRIIKVNGSLVSSMSHQEVVKLIKSGTYVALTLQGPPPSAAPLPLEPFNADLTPNQRTSLAGDAPPPPPPPLPSGLSSTPSQKITGPKPLQDPEVQKHATQILRKMLEQEEAELQELLEELTRNPSPSLEERIKSAKRRAHQVRVKIQQDLDGTRSESAASYVIAGEGRLSMDSSEGDVEGFESPHSSPSFSFRMPLHRRQNSDTHTLSDLGGKAQIIGPEEEDEEDNGYAFNEMDGPFQDIELLKSRPAHMAVFMRYIFTQLLDPNPLLFYLSVEAYLGSSPKDARALAPQICSHFLDPDAPLKIKVREEYLTDIESRLHAQEDIRGPLSELQQQVLPDIQDQIQDYRNKQMMGLGSLFGEGDLLQLDGDPVKERQVVDRQVTALWEILSKHEEDRSSPLASAVLLYLRHSGIKLRDSKVFPGLSTEKEKWLAFLKTKKLTGIKKEKDGEDKKRNPILKYIGKPRSTSQSIRPGSVRNIIQQFENHTETTGEEGGDAADPQRLSSSSLGEEGMDSPTISVRLARSESLKAQGEGRRRGVVSGTESVPRSRSDVDMEDCGEDREGPGLRLLQHSTSSASSSSARSLENPTPPYTPRSRRRSMDSPLALLPDAAALEEEVCDSQNWQDTVPAQLLSTLSPREVDRQAVIYELFTTEVSHLRTLKVLDQVFFQKMRSVLNSDELACIFPNLPQVYELHASLCEAMKKRRETPIVQDIGDVMLARFEGVAGDEFQEQASQLCSQQSQALELIKNKQRKDPRFAHIIQECEASPHCRRLQLKDLLVSEMQRLTKYPLLLDNIMKHTEAGSSDLPSLQCAQACCRGILQAVNEVVRETEHRQRLSQYQRRLDAAPLFKSLDLTTKRMIHEGPLTWKLSKDKQIEIQALLLSDCLVLLQRGPDDRLQLRYPSRWLGGGSGDSKTSFSPLVKLDSLLVRSVATDNKALYVISTTERQIYELVAGTSSEKNIWRDLLEKTISSAESSSPLINHAPIPASSPSLRSASPVSTGSNAYADNSMTEQLNSMDTHSSKDDNVLSADTPLDQTETFICGEGKAVGVAEAALQDVETLRHLILQDFEDDGWSHDSDDTPTNETSIERSSFTERQRPESLETVLNFSANEWEAEPEEVLPPDPEHLGVQVIRKAVVAGPPSSSSVPDDITDDVTLPSDQSSEPRGEATMQGNTFYLVMPTEPGETATDPPTPTASHFRQPLEEVMSPRTQPAEETSTCGSEPRQSEAMQLEQEEETGQSQAGNQSHVIKNVDEIFHTIEGLMSKLRQLKEIEKAHHKLLKTLREPSVNQESEEQRSLSATVSRTPSLDRGSGDCKEASPADPRVQSTGF, encoded by the exons ATGAGTCTCCGTCAACCCACCTCTACACTGGACAG GCTCAGCAGTCTGACCATCGGGGACTCTGAACGCAAATCCTCTGCCACCCAGCCGAGGGAGCTAGCAGTTGATGTCCCTGCTGAGAGTACGG TTCCTGGTCTTGTCCAGAGATGTGTGGTCGTGCAGAAGGACCAGCTCGGCTTCGGCTTCACAGTGTGTGGAGAGAGAGTCAAGCTAGTGCAGAATGTGCGACCAG GTGGCGCTGCAGTCAAGGCCGGGGTCCAAGAGGGGGACCGAATCATAAAG GTGAACGGCTCGCTGGTGTCCTCCATGTCCCATCAGGAGGTGGTGAAGCTCATCAAAT CTGGAACGTACGTAGCTCTGACACTACAAGGACCGCCCCCTTCAGCTGCCCCCCTGCCTTTAGAGCCCTTCAACGCCGACCTCACACCCAATCAGAGGACGTCTCTGGCAGGGGATGCTCCaccccctccacctccacccTTGCCCTCTGGGCTGAGCAGCACCCCTTCCCAAAAAATCACTGGACCCAAACCACTACAG gACCCAGAAGTACAAAAACACGCCACTCAGATACTCAGGAAAATGCTGGAGCAGGAAGAAGCTGAACTGCAG GAGCTGCTGGAGGAGCTGACGAGGAACCCGTCGCCGTCACTGGAGGAGCGGATTAAAAGTGCCAAGAGGAGAGCTCACCAAGTCCGGGTCAAGATTCAGCAAGATCTG GACGGAACGCGATCAGAATCTGCCGCGAGCTACGTCATAGCAGGAGAAG GTCGACTATCAATGGACTCAAGTGAAGGAGACGTGGAG gGCTTTGAGAGTCCCCACTCCTCCCCCTCATTCTCCTTCAGGATGCCCCTACACCGACGGCAGAACTccgacacacacaccctgtctGATTTG GGCGGAAAGGCCCAGATCATCGGCCccgaggaagaggatgaggaagatAACGGCTATGCATTTAATGAG ATGGACGGCCCGTTTCAGGACATCGAGTTGCTGAAGTCACGGCCGGCACACATGGCGGTGTTCATGAGATACATCTTCACCCAGCTCCTGGACCCCAACCCTCTG CTGTTTTACCTGTCGGTGGAGGCCTACCTGGGCTCCAGTCCTAAAGACGCCCGCGCACTTGCACCTCAGATCTGCTCCCATTTCCTGGACCCAGACGCT CCCCTGAAAATCAAAGTACGGGAGGAGTATCTCACCGATATAG AAAGTCGACTTCATGCCCAGGAGGACATCAGAGGACCTctgtctgagctgcagcagcaagtaCTGCCAGACATCCAGGACCAGATACAGGACTACAG GAACAAGCAGATGATGGGTCTCGGCTCTCTGTTCGGAGAAGGAgacctgctgcagctggatggagacccggtgaaagagagacaggtggtggacagacaggtcaCCGCCCTCTGGGAAATTCT ATCAAAGCACGAAGAGGACAGAAG ttctCCTCTGGCGTCGGCCGTGCTCCTCTACCTGCGTCACTCCGGTATCAAGCTAAGAGACTCGAAGGTCTTCCCTGGTTTGAGCACAGAGAAGGAGAAGTGGCTCGCTTTCTTAAAGACGAAAAAG CTGACTGGTatcaagaaagagaaagatggagaggaTAAAAAGAGAAATCCCATCCTGAAGTACATCGGCAAACCCCGGTCCACGTCCCAGTCca TCCGGCCTGGCAGTGTGAGGAACATCATTCAGCAGTTTGAGAATCACACAGAGACGACGGGGGAGGAGGGTGGTGACGCCGCCGACCCGCAGAGGCTCTCCTCCAGCAGCCTAGGGGAAGAAGGCATGGACAG CCCCACGATCTCCGTGCGTCTGGCACGCAGCGAGTCGTTGAAGGCTCAGGGAGAAGGGCGCCGCCGGGGTGTTGTCTCTGGAACGGAGTCTGTCCCTCGCTCTCGAAGTGACGTGGACATGGAGGACTGCGGGGAGGACAGGGAGGGCCCGGGCCTCAGGCTGCTGCAGCACAGCACCTCATCTGCATCCAGCAGCTCTGCACG GTCTCTAGAGAACCCTACACCCCCATACACTCCTCGGTCTAGACGCAG GAGCATGGACTCACCGTTGGCCCTGCTGCCAGACGCCGCGGCGCTGGAGGAGGAGGTCTGTGACAGTCAGAACTGGCAGGACACAGTTCCCGCTCAGCTCCTCTCCACGCTCAGTCCGAGGgaggtggacagacaggctgTCATATACG aGCTGTTTACCACAGAGGTGTCTCACCTGCGCACTTTGAAGGTCCTGGACCAGGTCTTTTTCCAAAAGATGAGGTCTGTGCTGAACTCTGATGAGCTGGCCTGCATCTTCCCCAACCTGCCTCAGGTCTACGAACTCCACG CAAGTCTGTGTGAGGCGATGAAGAAGCGAAGAGAAACTCCCATCGTTCAGGACATCGGGGACGTTATGCTGGCCAGG TTTGAAGGTGTAGCCGGAGACGAGTTTCAGGAACAAGCATCACAGCTGTGCAGCCAGCAGTCTCAGGCTCTGGAGCTCATCAAGAACAAACAACGTAAAGACCCTCGCTTCGCTCACATTatccag GAGTGTGAGGCCAGTCCTCACTGTCGGAGGCTGCAGCTCAAAGACCTGCTGGTGTCAGAGATGCAGAGACTCACCAAGTACCCTCTGCTGCTGGACAACATCATGAAGCACACAGAAG cCGGCTCGTCGGACCTCCCCTCACTTCAGTGCGCTCAGGCGTGTTGCAGAGGGATACTGCAGGCTGTCAACGAGGTAGTAAGGGAAACAGAACACCGGCAACGTCTCAGCCAATACCAGCGCAGGCTGGACGCTGCCCCTCTATTCAAG agTCTGGACCTCACCACGAAGAGAATGATTCATGAAGGTCCTCTCACGTGGAAACTCAGCAAAGATAAGCAGATAG AGATTCAAGCGCTGCTGCTGTCCGACTGCCTGGTCCTTCTGCAGAGGGGCCCAGACGACCGGCTGCAGCTGAGATATCCATCCCGCTGGTTGGGTGGAGGCAGCGGAGACAGCAAGACCTCCTTCAGCCCTCTGGTGAAGCTGGACTCGCTGCTGGTCCGCTCAGTAGCTACAG ACAACAAAGCCCTCTACGTCATCAGCACCACAGAGAGGCAGATCTATGAGCTGGTGGCGGGGACGTCGTCAGAGAAAAACAT CTGGAGAGATTTACTTGAAAAGACCATATCATCGGCAGAAAGTTCATCACCCCTGATTAATCACGCGCCCATACCTGCATC TTCCCCCAGTCTACGCAGTGCGTCCCCAGTCTCAACTGGCAGCAATGCCTATGCAG ACAACTCAATGACGGAGCAGTTGAACTCCATGGACACTCATTCCTCCAAGGATGACAATGTGCTCTCAGCCGACACCCCATTGGACCAAACAGAAACTTTCATCTGTGGTGAAGGAAAAGCAGTTGGTGTAGCAGAGGCCGCTTTACAAGACG TTGAAACACTAAGGCACCTCATATTACAAGATTTTGAGGATGACGGTTGGAGCCACGATTCAGACGACACGCCCACCAACGAGACGTCTATCGAAAGGAGCTCGTTCACCGAAAGACAGCGGCCAGAGTCTCTGGAGACTGTCCTCAACTTCAGCGCCAACGAATGGGAGGCCGAGCCTGAAGAGGTCCTGCCCCCGGACCCGGAGCACCTCGGAGTTCAGGTCATAAGGAAAG CTGTGGTTGCGggtcctccttcttcttcttctgtccctgatgacatcactgatGATGTCACCCTCCCCTCCGACCAATCGTCCGAGCCGAGAGGCGAGGCCACCATGCAGG GGAACACTTTCTACTTGGTGATGCCTACAGAGCCGGGAGAGACCGCCACAGATCCCCCTACCCCCACCGCCAGCCACTTCCGTCAGCCTCTGGAGGAAGTGATGTCACCACGGACGCAGCCTGCTGAGGAAACATCCACCTGCGGGTCCGAGCCCCGCCAATCAGAGGCTATGCAACTGGAACAGGAAGAGGAAACGGGCCAATCACAGGCTGGGAACCAGAGTCACGTCATCAAAAATGTGGATGAGATTTTCCACACGATTGAGGGGCTGATGAGCAAGTTGCGCCAGCTGAAG GAAATAGAGAAGGCCCATCACAAGCTTTTGAAAACCCTCAGAGAGCCATCTGTCAATCAGGAGTCAGAGGAACAACGGTCTCTGTCGGCAACCGTGTCCAGAACACCATCTCTGGATCGCGGCTCAGGAGACT GCAAAGAGGCCAGTCCAGCAGACCCCAGGGTTCAGTCGACTGGATTCTGA